The following are encoded together in the Candidatus Methylomirabilis oxygeniifera genome:
- a CDS encoding protein of unknown function (Evidence 5 : No homology to any previously reported sequences), which produces MKRKALPMPERTATHLQRLTETLGAPVSHTPVVSHARKRRHLRSHDRQRPMATALSTLTEGSSTALQSDIAIEFLAIESNEAPRAESKIPHAIEILVQCLHQYVEAHPERFQIRETETPTCRIKTVTLNKE; this is translated from the coding sequence ATGAAGCGAAAGGCACTCCCTATGCCAGAACGCACTGCAACACATCTGCAACGTCTCACCGAAACGCTGGGCGCGCCAGTAAGTCACACTCCTGTGGTGTCCCACGCCAGAAAGCGCCGTCATCTTCGTTCTCATGATCGTCAACGACCGATGGCCACCGCACTGTCAACCCTTACGGAGGGCTCTTCAACGGCCCTCCAATCCGATATTGCGATCGAGTTCCTCGCAATAGAGTCGAATGAGGCTCCACGAGCTGAATCGAAAATTCCGCACGCTATCGAGATTCTGGTACAATGCCTCCACCAATACGTGGAGGCGCATCCGGAACGGTTCCAGATCCGAGAGACCGAGACACCTACCTGCCGGATCAAGACCGTGACCCTCAACAAGGAGTAA